The region GGTGCATTACAATCCATACAGATTGTTTGATACCAAATAAAAAAGACTTTTTAAAAATGTAAGTAAGCAAAGAAAGAGCAGTTCTTCCGCGACGTTACACCACCCCTCTCCGTTTTACCTGGACGGTGGGGTTGAGCACGATGGAGATGTTCTGGATGTTCATCTTGGTGTCGGCCTCGCGGGCGATGACGTGGTCCATGTGCGTGACCAGCCAGGCCAGCAGCAGCCCGCCGCCGGGCGGCGCCTCCGTCAGCAGCCTCTGGATCTCCGCCACCTTCTCGGCCTCCGTGGGTCGGCCGCAGGCGTCCTCGCAGCGCTGCACCAGCTCCCGGCCCAGCAGGTGGTCGGGCAGCTCGCGCAGGTACTGCTTCAGCAGGCTGGCCACCGTGTGTGGGTCGTACTCCTCCAGGCAGGGGCACTCCTCACGGTCGTAGGCCGCCTTCAGCTCGTCCACCTTGGACTTCATacctggcgggggggggtggacgaGAGAGTCAGGGCACGATCTGGGACATGGGAGTCCTCTGTTAGGAAGAGAGTAGCTGTTGAATCCAATAGGGATCCGCCATCAGTATAACTCCAAGGTAGAATAAGATCATGATTAAGGAGGAAACTCCACATTCTGCAACGTTCAGTAAAAGTATTGAGATGGTACTTGTCATTGGACACTAATTATACACAGCGACAAAGCTGTTCTGGTGCATCCCTACAATCAACTGAACCGACCCAGACATTAACgattgacatacacacactttctaGCATAAATACAGAGGACTGTCTGTTTGCCACTGCCAATTATCAATCATTGAGGAGCAGAACAAAGATGTCTCCATACCCGACACTCGGTAGATGCCCTCACACTTCATGCCGTAGCTCTCGATGTAGTCCACACACTCCCTGAAGACGGCTGGCAGCTGGATGCAGTCGTACAGGGCCGTCCTCTTGACGGCCTCGGCCAGGGGAGCCCCGAAGATGGGCCTGAACGCGGGGGCCTCCACGAGCAACGGCGCCGGCTCCGCCTCGaccggcttcttcttcttcttcttctccttccactGCTTGACCACGTCGGCGGCCGTCAAGTCCTTGGACTTcttctccttgtccttgtccttgtcctccttcttctccttgggCTCCTTGGggcccttctccttctccttgggCTCCTTGGGGCCCTTCTCCTTCACCTTGaagtccttctccttcttcttggaGAAGCTGGGCTTCTTGAAGACGTGGATGCCCTTGGAGCGCTTCATCTTGGAGGGGCTCTCGGCCTCGTCCGCCGAGCTGTCCTCCTGGAAGGCGGCGTAGCCTTCGgctggaggcagggaggagcaggaagcaAACAAAAAGGTTAGGAACACAAGTGGGGGAAAACGCAGATACATACACCGTGTTTGTGCTGAATCGGATCTCCCCCTTACAGCTGCGGTGGAGGCGCCGGAGTAGAAGGAgcgaaaaggaaaataaaacaggaAAGTAGGTTGGTTTTGAGAAcagggagttggaggaggagaaaaaataaaaaggaggtCAGTTACTGAATTAGCATCATAGCTCCCAATGCACACGACAGGCTCCTCTCGCTGAACCGGTTATCTGTTGGATCTGTCATCACCCTCTAATCGCAGCAGCTACCATTAGTCAGACCTAATTAGTGCCCTTTTAATGAGGTTGTTGCCACCTTTAAAATCACTAgactattttcttttttatgaaaaaaataaaataaaataaaaggaggCACTCTGGGTTTACACTGAACTAGCTCTCCCACAGTGACCTGGTTGGAGTGATAAATATAGGCATGGAAAGTAAACGGACCAAGATATCAACAGAATCTGCATGCATAAGAACAGGATAGGAATTTACCATTTATGCAACAATGACATCAGTGCGTTATGCAAGTATAAAAGTCTGGCACAGTAGCCCATAGCAAAACAGGTAGCCCAAATAAAGATGGCAGACATTTTTTACATTAAATCCTAAGGTAATCGTTGAGTGGATTTCAGAATGCAACTCACAGTAATGAGTCAATACTTAATGTTGTTCAAGTTTAGAAAATACCACTACGTGTTTTTTACAATTCTTGCCATCCCTgaaaggagggatccccccgTATGTTTTCCTTCTCAAGGAATACACAGGCGGACCACTCGGGCTAGGGTTAGAGAGCTTCAAGTGAGGCAGGGACGCCCTTCAACTCCACTGCAATAACCTACTGATAAGCCTGACCCCCACCCCGACAGCGGGACGTCACCGCGCCTTacttttcttctccttcttcttgaacttgttcttcttcttgccGTGCTCCTTGTCGTCCTCCGACAGGTAGGGGTCGGCCGGctcgtagtggtggtggtggtggtggccgtCGTGCGGCGGCGAGGGCTCCCCCGTGCGGTACAGCCCGGGGAACTTGGTGGGGCTGACCTCCTCGGAGCTGGGGGTGCGGGCGGCACCACCCGGGTGCTCAGCCCGCCGCTGCTCCGAGGGGCTGCCGCCGCTGGGGGGCAGGAAGCACTCCGTCATGGCTGCTCTGCCCTGCTCAGGCCTCTGGCGGCATTACATCACACCTGCcgggaacaacacacacacacacacacacacgcatatatattAAAACCCCGGTTACAGAGAAACTATACAGCGCTCATAAAGCAGACAGCACGGCAACCTCGTCACAGATCGAAAGGTTGGTCGATCTGTGTGTGCTTTGAATTGAGCGCAGTAAATGGATATGCCAGGGCGtataactaacacacacacacacacacacacacacacacacacacacacacacacacgaggaggtTGAATGGAGTAGAGATGGTGGTACTGGGTGTGATATTTCTTTTCGGAGAATAACTCTGGGATTctcgcctctgattggttagaagggCTCTCCTTTAGATCGTGTTTTGATTAGTCCTACCGGGTGGTAAATGCTTGCATTATTTTATACATGGCTGATCTCTGCTCTACAAAACAATCAGGAGGTCATCCAGGAGGACTTCAGGGTGGACTGCATTCACGCTAAACGAATGTTAAGCATTCAGCTGGGAAAAACTGCCATTGTAATCCTGAAAAAGGTTTTTGGCATAAAGAGTTTTTTATGATTATATTATACTCAAGGAAAGTTTTGTTGGCTAGGTCACAACAATAACAGCTTCTAGTAATGTTGCATTAAACTATGTTTCAACACAGAATCAATACTGTTGGAAAATGTCAATCACATTGATTCTGGATGTATAATTATGTAAATGATTGTAATCCTACCAATATCCAGCAAATAAAGATATCAATAACTTTTTCTAAAATATTCTTTTGGGCATAACGAAACACCCAAAAGTTGGGCGTTGTGAGTTGCAAATCAAATGCACAACTTAAACCTGTTGTTATTGCATAGTTATGCTCATAAATGCCATTGGTATTCATTGCCGTCTATCACCTATCAATGCATTGCTAAAAGTTGCCTTTAGCTGAATCCATGGTAGAATGTAAGAAGGAACACGACAGCTGCAGAAGTAATAAATACCCACCAGATGGGGCTATGATGTAGAACGAATATGATGGTAATCTTTTAACAGGGCATAGAAACAATCAGCAATGTCAGCAAAAAATGAAATGCTCCGTATTGCTAAGGAAACAGCTTAGCATGGATCAATATGGTTTAACCCATTCCAGCCTCCAAAAAACTAAAGAGCTAGCAAATTTATAATATAATAGGATTAATGACGTAAACATGGCGTTACATGGTGTTCTAAACTACTGATTGTCATTAATAGtaggttaaatgtcaatacatttTTTGAGATCATAAAGACGAACAGTCAAATGTCAAATAATGTTAGAGAAATGGTTTAGACCTTATGTGGACATCGTTACAACCTAATACTGCACTGAAGCTACAAGCCAAAATTGTAGCTTTTTGCTTAGTCGCTAACAACTGTGAAACATTGCCATTGTACATGTGTAGTGCAGAAAAGTAAAATCATGGGTTCATCAAGAGATGAACACAAGCTGCTGTCAGCATGTTTAGCTGACAAACCCAGTCCTCGGTTCACACTACAGCTCGTTGCAAACGTGTCGTAGGCCAGAATTAAGGCAAGTGGCTGGACAATAGAAGCGTATACTATTAAAGTTGAATAATTCAATTAAATACATACACAGTGCACTTGTGATCTAAAATTAAGAGGCCCATATGCTAACAACTTGGCTAGATAGCTACGCAGCTAAGCTAGCTGATTCGCTAGCCCAACAGTCCAATTTAGCCCCCTATTTTTTAAAAGAAACCCTGATATAAAATTTGTGATTATTACATGTACTGCAGTATAGTTTGTAACTGATATCGTTGTGCCAAACACTCAAACGATAAAATTGAGTAACTTTACCAACTAGTAGTCCGTTCGGTCAATTTCACAGTAGCGCTTCCGGCTTtccatatactaaataaacccTTCTGAGTCTGCGCAACGACACTGCATGGTAGGAAATGTAGTTCAATAAATGCATTTAAACTACAAAACAGATTTAATGGTGCAGCTAAGCcaatacaattaaatatataGAACTATGATCTACATCAGTAATAATACTAACTCCTCCATCTGGAAACCATAAAGGGTGTTTAGTTTGTGGTCATTTTTTCACAAATTAAACTTAGTGTACAAAATGTAGTTGGAAGAAATATTAATTCTCATGTCAATTGAGCGTAACCACCCGTCATTCTTAATCACACATCCCCAACCCTGTGGTGATATTCCAAAGATTGATGATCGTCACCAGGCCACATGGAACGCATTAGTTCCATGCTATATTTGgtgctcctctctcccacaTAACCCACAGCTGTGccggcaaaaaaaaacaacactgcccCGATTCAATATCATTTAAGAAAGACAAACAAGGTCTCTTTGTGCCTTTAACACATTTGCTCCTTGCTAACTACTGTTGCATGCCAAGTGGGAACAGAATCAGCGATAGTGCCTTTGAAATGCATTTTGGCATAACAAAGGGGGCTTGTTCAGCAGTAAAAGATTGGCATCAGCGAGCTGGCTCTCTCgagacagacagggagcagTGAACACCTGTGGACGAGAATGGTATAATAACAACTTTGTTTCCCCAGGAAATGTTGCGTTTCCTGGCCAGCATAGTGCTTAACTAGGACTAGAATGAGAGAAGGGTGACGCAGGAGAAAGACAAAACCCTTTCAAATCAAACACAGTAAATACATCCACACGTCAGTCACCAAAtcttgttttatttggcatcCCATAGGACATTTAGCGGATCGTTGTTGTAAAAATACATTATTCATATACACctctagtaaaaaaaaaaaagaaaagaaaaaaacagatcTAAAAATATACAGTGAAACGTAACGGCGAGATACAAAACATAAGGAAGAGCAAATTGGGGAAGGAGGGGATATTTTACAAGGATATTTTAAATCGTTAACACACACCGGtcatagctttttttttttcttctatgcCTTCAGTCCACATGTATAGGTACATACATCAGGTACCCCACATCCCATGCACCCCCGCTTCAGAACAAACAGTTCATGCACTTCACAGCCTTGCTGCCGTAGTCCACACACTCGGGTCCGATGCACTGGCAGCACGCGTTGTGGAACCACCGGTACTTGGATCCTCCCATGGACTCGCAGTAGAGTTTACACTGGCGGATGGACACGCAGTCGTCGAAGTACACCACGGTGCACATGTTGTCTGCGACGGGAGACACACAGATGGGGACacatgagtcacacacacacgtctaggCCATGACATGACTACAGCTTGCGGGAATGTGTAGGGTTTTATGCGACGATAAACCGACGCCACATCGTTCTTACTTTTATATCGCACGTAGCGAGCGAGGGGCTACCACATGGTTTTCGGTGCCCATAATGAGCTCTGCGGGATGTGCTCATGTTCATGAGTGTGTCTTTTTATAGCTAATAAGCATGGGGTCGCAGGAGCCAACACAGCTCCAGAGGAAAATAAAAACCAACCAACACCACCGCACTACGGTTGCCAACTTTCAGTTAAAAGTGGAAAGTAAATTGATTAAAatcgtgtaaaaaaaaaaaagaaaggaaggaaaaagACAAGTTGTCTTTTAAGCTGtgccgtcttttttttttaaactgcggtgtttgtttgtctgtttggcCCTGAATTACCTTGTGTGTCGTAGCTGGCGTGAATGCTGTTGCCGGGGAGCGAGACGTTCTGGTGCTGGTCTTCCAGCGTCTCCAAGAAGGACACCAGGTTCTCGTGGTGGGACAGCTCCTCCGCCACTGGGAAGGACACCACCATCATGTTGATGGGCGCCTCGCCCTCCGTCAGCGCGCGGAACAGAGAGGGGATGGGCCGGTGGAGCTCCTCCACGGTGCTCTTGGACGTGGCCGGGGAGTCACTGTAGTTCTTGGGGTTACACATGCCTGGGGACGGGGACAAGACGGCACCACGTGAACACGCGGAAGGAAACAACATTTAACATCGAAATGGTGGAGACTGAAGTTTGAGTGTTTTATTTGCATTTTGCTtctcgcaaaaaaaaaaaaatcatgaactTAAACCGTTGGTTTACCCCCTGTGTCCCTGCTTAGTGTCTTTTGCAGACTACATTTCACTTTTAAGCCCAGTAGCAAATCACTTGGCAAACACCCCACACTCACATATATGACTTTCCTAACCCTTTTTGAATGAGTCAAAGTGAATGTGAGCTTATGGGTGAATCATTGAACGGGGAACGGACGCAGGAATAGGATTACGCGTCAGCGGTAAAAAAGCAAAAGCCCAAACAGCTGTTTTAGATGAAGCATACACGaaatcctccctccatcccctccctgctgtcctccctctcctctcaaaACACAAACCGTCCTCTCCCCCTCGGCTCTTTCGTCTGCCCCTGTTAGGTAGAACCACTCACAGACACGCACTTCAAAAGCCGAGCGCTTGGCCCAAGACCACATGTTTAGAACGGAAAATTACTTAAAATGGACATGAAGCTCGCACCGCGAAAAACAATCTCATAAATGAGAAAGATCGACTCGCCCGCAGCTGAGGGCCGTCTTCAGCTGTGTTAACAGAGGAAAAGGTCCGTCCAATAGGAAAACTCCTCGGAAAGAAAACATCTGTACGCCAGCAGTGAGCTGCGCGCTAACAGTGTCATGTGCTTTTATTTGACGCCGGCCACATGAAAGAATCTGATCTAAGCCCCGCTTGTCAACATGCACCATAATATCTGCCAATCAGAGGCGATCTGAAGGCCCCGTGGGCCGGTTCAGATGGAGACACAACGGAGTAATTATTATAATGCTTTTCTGCTCCACAAAACGGCTGGTGTTTTGTTCACTGGCTTGTTTATACACCCCCAACTGCGCGCACAGGCAGAGAGCATGAGGTCAAAGTTCACAGGGAAAGGGGTTGACCTTACTTTTCTGGGCTCCGCTTCTTTTGATCTACCCGAGTCTCTGAGAGACTTCCTGACTGTTTGGGTAGGAGCTACGGAGTAGGGACTAACCTTTTTCAATTTCCTGTGGTCTAATAACATGATAATTAACATGGCCTCCAGAGAATCTGGAAAGCAGTTTGGGTTCATTACACGGCAACAAAGGAAGGAGACTCCTTACGATGGCTTTCCCATCCTTTTCCTACTCTTGAGGAATTTATTTTCAATAAGAGCAAAGGTTTTATATATGACTAGAGGCCACTTTTCAAATAATATTGAACAAGTGATAATAGACAACTCTGGAATACTACTCCAATATTACCATTACATTATTATATAGGGCAGAGGTCTAGCAGACAATTACAGAAGTGAAATGTCCCCGGTTTAATCCAATTCACACCCAAAGAGTTCAACAGCAATGCACTAACATTCTACCTGCTCAGCCTAGTTGTTTAAAATCAAAACCACACGAGATCCCGCAATCGGAAGAGTGTCTTTCAACATCTCATTATAATATCTATAAAGtcccaaaaacatatttttgtgaTATGATAGGTTATATTATACGAGACAATCAGCCCAATAATATTTAGCTATCCACCGGCATTACTTCGGCCAGCTATGGCATCGCCTTGATCGAAATGACGGTAATACCTGCATTATTAGGTGAAGGGGACAACAGGGTTAAGACATGAGGAGGGATACTCACCAACGCAGTCGCAGCACTCCTCCCATAGGGTACCCAGACACAGCATGCATTCTTTGCAGCAGGAGCAGTTTCCATCGGTGGGACGGCATTGGCACAACtcctgcatcacacacacacacacacacacacacacacacacacacacacacacacacacacacacacacacacacacacacacacacacacacacacacacacacacacacacacacacacacacacacacacacacacacacacacgagaacccACGTCAGCCATTGCCCCATAACATATGTAATAAAAACAACATCTTAAGGAGCTTGCCACATGAGGACACAGGGTGCTTTTTCCACTTGTGTGTTCGTAGAGCTGTAAAGGTCAACGGTTCTGTCATACAAAGAATTGCCGTATGAAAACAAGGAGCAGCTGGGGTTAGTTGGAGTGGTTTCAGACATTTCAAGTGACGTTATGGAACGGTGATACGGATTAAGCAGCGGGATTGGTTCAACATTATTTGCAAAactgatttgtgtgtttgtgcccgtgtgtgtgcggCGCGTTGCATTTTTGGTGTTTAAGCATGAAACAAATAAGGCAATTTATAAGATAAACATAAAGCAGGATGTATGTGAACGGGAACGTTTGCGGCATTTGGACACATCATTTACACTATACAAACTATTGGAACACATTGTGAAAACAAAAGCACCTGTTTGGCTTTTAATAACAGAACAAAGACGATAGACTTGTATGGAAATATTTTTCTGCTGCAGGTAATAGCAGGAGTCAGCACAGGATCACAGGAAACATGCCATTAGTACGTCAACAGCCAGGGGCCAATAACATGTTATGGCTTCCAGGGCAGTTGTCAAAATTCCTGACACTAGCACTTTTCAGACACATGAAATGGCATAAAGGGTATCTATGAATATCCCCATTAACAAAAATAAG is a window of Gadus macrocephalus chromosome 8, ASM3116895v1 DNA encoding:
- the twsg1a gene encoding twisted gastrulation protein homolog 1-A isoform X3; the encoded protein is MRPSTQLLLPASLAVLLCLLASLPAPASGCNKALCASDVSKCLIQELCQCRPTDGNCSCCKECMLCLGTLWEECCDCVGMCNPKNYSDSPATSKSTVEELHRPIPSLFRALTEGEAPINMMVVSFPVAEELSHHENLVSFLETLEDQHQNVSLPGNSIHASYDTQDNMCTVVYFDDCVSIRQCKLYCESMGGSKYRWFHNACCQCIGPECVDYGSKAVKCMNCLF
- the ralbp1 gene encoding ralA-binding protein 1 isoform X2; protein product: MTECFLPPSGGSPSEQRRAEHPGGAARTPSSEEVSPTKFPGLYRTGEPSPPHDGHHHHHHYEPADPYLSEDDKEHGKKKNKFKKKEKKTEGYAAFQEDSSADEAESPSKMKRSKGIHVFKKPSFSKKKEKDFKVKEKGPKEPKEKEKGPKEPKEKKEDKDKDKEKKSKDLTAADVVKQWKEKKKKKKPVEAEPAPLLVEAPAFRPIFGAPLAEAVKRTALYDCIQLPAVFRECVDYIESYGMKCEGIYRVSGMKSKVDELKAAYDREECPCLEEYDPHTVASLLKQYLRELPDHLLGRELVQRCEDACGRPTEAEKVAEIQRLLTEAPPGGGLLLAWLVTHMDHVIAREADTKMNIQNISIVLNPTVQIGNRVLYIFFTHVRELFGDVVLRPVVRPLRWSNMATMPALPETQESIKEEIRRQEFLLNCLHRDLQAGVKDLSKEERLWEVQRILTALKRKLREAKRQECESKIAQEIASLSKEDVSKEEMNENEEEVINILLAQENEILTEQEELLSLEQQLRRQIATEKEEIERLRAEIADIQRYCSIQRYCSLI
- the ralbp1 gene encoding ralA-binding protein 1 isoform X1, translating into MTECFLPPSGGSPSEQRRAEHPGGAARTPSSEEVSPTKFPGLYRTGEPSPPHDGHHHHHHYEPADPYLSEDDKEHGKKKNKFKKKEKKTEGYAAFQEDSSADEAESPSKMKRSKGIHVFKKPSFSKKKEKDFKVKEKGPKEPKEKEKGPKEPKEKKEDKDKDKEKKSKDLTAADVVKQWKEKKKKKKPVEAEPAPLLVEAPAFRPIFGAPLAEAVKRTALYDCIQLPAVFRECVDYIESYGMKCEGIYRVSGMKSKVDELKAAYDREECPCLEEYDPHTVASLLKQYLRELPDHLLGRELVQRCEDACGRPTEAEKVAEIQRLLTEAPPGGGLLLAWLVTHMDHVIAREADTKMNIQNISIVLNPTVQIGNRVLYIFFTHVRELFGDVVLRPVVRPLRWSNMATMPALPETQESIKEEIRRQEFLLNCLHRDLQAGVKDLSKEERLWEVQRILTALKRKLREAKRQECESKIAQEIASLSKEDVSKEEMNENEEEVINILLAQENEILTEQEELLSLEQQLRRQIATEKEEIERLRAEIADIQSRQQGRSETEEYSSDSESESEDEEELQLILEDLQKQNEELENKNTHLNQAIHEEQEAILELRVQLRLLQSHKLQQEQSAPPAVEQTPPAAPPCPESRGEEPTAKRPTAAAAAATTPATADPGVAAVPANGKACKEPSKPSPSKDRREANM